A stretch of the Lolium perenne isolate Kyuss_39 chromosome 3, Kyuss_2.0, whole genome shotgun sequence genome encodes the following:
- the LOC127338552 gene encoding uncharacterized protein, with the protein MTKPMFRLLVALILAAVLAASTDARAIHPLFLPFGEGGRRLIGIDSCDECIALCQQVHYRTLCRRLATLPAVTTPKQLLDVALRVSAAKAAMAAMRLDGAIRSGGRATGRAMMSSLQTCRESYASLVDSLKTSRTTLKNGGSHDDLMSLLSAAGTYSTDCKDVFDERPELKSPISGAQRHITRLVSNCIELAATIKQP; encoded by the exons ATGACCAAACCGATGTTCCGACTCCTTGTCGCGCTGATCCTTGCCGCCGTCTTGGCGGCGTCCACCGATGCCCGTGCTATCCAccctctcttcctccccttcggcgaaGGTGGCCGTCGCCTCATCGGCATCGACAGTTGCGACGAATGCATAGCCTTATGTCAACAG GTGCACTACAGGACGCTGTGCAGAAGGCTAGCGACGCTGCCGGCGGTGACAACTCCGAAGCAGCTGCTGGACGTGGCCCTGCGGGTGTCGGCGGCgaaggcggccatggcggcgatgcGGCTGGACGGGGCGATCAGGTCAGGCGGTCGGGCCACGGGTAGGGCGATGATGTCGTCGCTGCAGACGTGCAGGGAGAGCTACGCATCGCTGGTGGACTCGCTCAAAACCTCCCGGACCACGCTCAAGAACGGAGGCAGCCATGACGATCTCATGTCGCTGCTTTCCGCCGCCGGCACCTACTCCACGGACTGCAAGGACGTCTTCGACGAACGGCCGGAGCTCAAGTCGCCGATATCCGGCGCGCAGCGCCACATCACCCGCCTCGTCAGCAACTGCATCGAACTGGCTGCCACCATCAAGCAGCCCTGA